Genomic DNA from Alkalihalobacterium alkalinitrilicum:
CCAGAAGTTACATTAGTGGACAGCGTTCCTAGGTCCACGGTAAAAATACCATTAACTGAACCAAATGTAACAAGAACGGTCGGTGTTATTACACCAAAAGAACGTGTATTACTTCCTACAGAGCAGTTATTTTATGAATTTTTACAAGAATTCTTCAATAGGTTAACCTACTTTAGAGATTAAATTATTAAATAGATGTGATATGTGTTTCTTAAAAAAGGAAACTGAGTAGGAATAACGAAAATAGTTATGTATATTTTGAAAACTAGTGAGTGGAACATTTTTTGTTATTTCATTTGAAAGTGGAGGTAGAATTCTTGATACATCAAATTATGGAAGAATTAAAGGGACTTTCAACAGATCAATTAGAAGAAGTACAACGTGTAATCCAAGGTTACAAATCATCAATGATTAAAAAGGAAGCTGGTTGGAATCTTCATTATTTTGGAAGATTTATAGGAGTGGATGAGGACGAACATGGAAGAGATATCATGCGACTAGGAAAGTATAATGAAAACACTTTCGGTGTTGCCCAAGGTGGTGCTCTTTACACCTTCGCTGACATTTGTCTCGGTAAAGCTATTATTAATAGATTAAACGAAGGAGAGAAGATTTTTACTCTCGAAATGAAAATGAATTATATAAAAAATGGTTTAGGGGAAAAACTATACGCCAAACCTAATTTTTTGCATTGGGGAAACACAACCGTTGTAGCTCAATGCAATATAGAGGACGAAAACGAAACTCTCATCGCACACGCACTAGGAACATTTTACATTGTAAAACCAAGAAAATAGCTTACTTTAGATTACAGTGTTTAATGATATACTATAAATATAGAAAGAGAGTCATTTACTCTTAAGAAATTAACTGGAGGTTTTCCCATGAGACCATTACAGATTTCACCAGAAACAGCACAAAAGCTAGCTAAAACCTTAAATGTTCCTTTAGAACAAATTATGCATATGCCTCAACATATCTTAGTTGCCAAATTAGCCGAAGCTGAAGCTAAGGAAAAGAAAGAGAAGGAAACAAACGAATAAGTATATGAAACACTCGAGTACCTTAATAAGGTGCTGGGGTGTTTTTTTTGTAGAGGTGGATAATGAATAAAAAAATGGGAAAAAACATTGACAGTTCTAAATATTTATAATATTCTAATACTTGAAAAGTGATTCATATTTCATTTCACAAAAAGGTTGTGCTACAGTTGTCAGATATAATTTCTCATAGATCAAAACCTAAGACAGAGCGAGGTAGAATAACAAAACTTAAACTAATTGAAGCCGCAGAAGGAGTTTTTGGGGAGCTTGGCTTTTTTCAAGCTGGTATAACTGATATTACAAGGGAAGCTGGAGTAGCTTTAGGTACGTTTTACACCTATTTTCAATCTAAAGAAGAAATTTTTAAAGATTTAGTAACGTTTAGGTTGCATGAACTAAAAAAGGAAATCGCTTTAGAAACACATGGTATTACAGATCGTCTTGACTTAGAAAGGAAAGGCCTAAAAGTATTTTTTAAATTTATACAAAAACACCCATTTCATTATCGGTTGATGCGTCAATCAGAATTTGTCGATGAGAAATTTCATCGGAAAATATATGAATCATTTGCAGCTGGCTATATTCGGAGTCTTTCAAAATCAATGGCAAACAAGCAGATCCGAAAAATCGACCCAGAAATACTAGTTTATTGTTTTATGGGTATCTCAGATTATATAGGTATGAGATGGGTATTGTGGGAAAAAACAGAAGTCGATGACAGGATCATAGATGAACTAATGACGTTTATTTCACATGGCATTGCTAATAGTCAGATTCCTGATTTAAACAAATACATTCCCGATAACAGTGATCTCTCAATAGAATATACATAAAAGAATTTTTTATCAATTGTTCATGATTTTGAGAGATATATCAATTGTTTAGAGATTATTCAGTTAGAGGATGGGACAAAAAGAATAAAGATATCATTATTTTGAAATCGTTTACTCGACAATCCTCAGACTTTGAAGAAGACTCATATTTTGTAGGGATGTCTCAAATATTCAACTTAAAACTCATATTAGAAAAAATTAAATTTTTACAAATTTATTGGTAATAATGGGGTTGTATTCATTAATAAGAACACAATTACGAAACTTTTTATCAAGCAATAGTGCTCTCTATTTTTTTAGAAATTATTTTCAGAAATTTTCGTAAATAAACTTAGTGTTTAATTAATGAGTCAACATCCATTTTTATATTATTAAAAAAATGTAGGGGGAATGGTTATGCTATCGAAAAAACAAACAAGTATTTGGTTGACTTTGCTTCTAGCGATGATGTTAGT
This window encodes:
- a CDS encoding YycC family protein encodes the protein MRPLQISPETAQKLAKTLNVPLEQIMHMPQHILVAKLAEAEAKEKKEKETNE
- a CDS encoding PaaI family thioesterase yields the protein MIHQIMEELKGLSTDQLEEVQRVIQGYKSSMIKKEAGWNLHYFGRFIGVDEDEHGRDIMRLGKYNENTFGVAQGGALYTFADICLGKAIINRLNEGEKIFTLEMKMNYIKNGLGEKLYAKPNFLHWGNTTVVAQCNIEDENETLIAHALGTFYIVKPRK
- a CDS encoding TetR/AcrR family transcriptional regulator; this translates as MSDIISHRSKPKTERGRITKLKLIEAAEGVFGELGFFQAGITDITREAGVALGTFYTYFQSKEEIFKDLVTFRLHELKKEIALETHGITDRLDLERKGLKVFFKFIQKHPFHYRLMRQSEFVDEKFHRKIYESFAAGYIRSLSKSMANKQIRKIDPEILVYCFMGISDYIGMRWVLWEKTEVDDRIIDELMTFISHGIANSQIPDLNKYIPDNSDLSIEYT